The nucleotide sequence TTCTCCCCACAGCTGGGAGCTAATGCTCAAGCTCCAGCCACACTGGGGGGCACCAAGGCTAGGACTGGGGAAGTCCAAAGCCTCACTGGGGAACTGGATCAAGGAAAGCTGGGGGTTAAATCCAGCCCACAAGCTATAGGTTCCCACCTGTCCTCTATTCTTTTGAGCAGCAGTATAAAACTGGGCCACCGAGCCTCTTCTGTTACCTCATTTGTCCTACAGACACAAGTCACATGGCCAGGAACCCTGTTCTGTTCTCCCTCTAATTATCCCCACCCTCTATAAGTTCCAATGACACTATGTCCATATGGTGAGAGAGATTGTTGTCTCTTCAACATAGGCATCAAATCCACATGGCCAGAAAGTTATCTACCCTATTCTAGGGAGAATTTTTAGTAATGAGGCAGGCCCTTGGTATGACCTTAGTTCCACTCAAAGGAAAATCAGGAAGATCTCTTTATTTTGTGTTCATAACTCAAAAGAGAGAAGTTTCTGCTCTGTGAATATCTCTCGTCCAACTAGGTTCCACTAGAAAAATAATCTACCAAATATGCATAATAACATTGTGATGGCTTGTGTCCTGCTCAACATTACATGTTAGTAAATTAAATATCTATTAGAAAGTGTGGGGCTATTACACTTATACATACATATAAGTATAAGCGATGTTGTAGAATCATCAAGTTCATCTACTTCACTTGTTTTCTGCAATGCCCTTGTGTAAAGAATTCTCACCTGAAATCCAGAACATTTTACACATATTCATAAAGTCATATCTAGAGCAAGCACAtgctgactcatgatttttattAACCTTTCACAAGAGAAATACTACATAGGCATAGGCTTCCTGGAGTTTTGGAGTTACTATAATTTTGAGGTTCTTTTCTTTCTCACAACACTTTCAATTCAATCCTTTTCAGAACAGCTGaatttcagaagcattttctATGCACTATGTTAGGCCCAACTTCTCTGTACTCTGCCATGGTAATCCACATTTGCTGGAAagcagacagggagcagaggatgGAGCCTCCCATCCAAACAGAGAGCTTCCTGTCAGGAGGAGCTATGATCTTCACCTCAGTGTCATTGGGGACCATGCGGACAAGCTCCTTGGTCAAACGCTCAGTCATGCCAGGGAAGAGGCTGGAACCACCAGATAGGATTATATTGGAGAAGAAGCTGGTCCTCAGGTCAATATCACATTTCATGACGGTGTTGAAGCAAAGCTTGTCAATCCCTGAGGTTTCCATGCCAATGTTAGATGGGCGGAAAAGGGTCTCAGGGCAGCGGAACCTTTGATTATGGACTTTAATAACCTGCCCATCAGGCATCTTGTATGTTTTCTCTACTTCACTTGGTTTCTTAGCCAATTCCTCCTCTGGATTCAGACACACGTAACACAGGTTCTCCTTTATGTCTCGTACAATCTCCCTTTCAGCTGTGCTGACCAGGGAAATACCACTCTCTCTGAGTATTCTCATCAGATAGTCTGTGAGGTCACGGCCAGCCAAGTCAAGCCGGAGAACTGCATGGGGCAAGCAATAGCCCTCAAAGATAGGTACTGTGTGGGTAACACCATCCCCAGAGTCCATCACACAGCCTGTGGTAAGGCCTGAAGCATACAGTGCCAGTACAGCCTGGATAGCCACATAAAGGGCTGGTACATCAAAGCGCTCAAAGAGAAGTTTTGTCATATGCTCTCGATTGACCAGTGGGTTGAGCGGTGCCTCAGTGAGCAGTGCTGGCCGCTCGCTTGCCCTCATCTTCAGGTCTTGTTCATAGACATTCTTCCACACAGCCTCCATGTCTGCCCAGCTTGTGACAATCCCATGCTCCACTGGGTATCTACGTGAGGTTCAGACAAAAGAAAAGGCAGTCACCCGCACCATGTCCACAGCCCCAGCATTCACCATTTACCAGGTTCACCTTGTCAGGTGCTTCAAGAATAATATTTCATAAAATTCACTATATGTAAAACTCGGTGcttggaaaaataaaatgaataatatcCTTGGCTTAGGAAAATTGATTATTGCCTCCTGCAATCAAGAGAAATCCTGCAAAAATGTATCATCAGTATTGGGAGCCCTCACATAACACAGGTTCTGGCAGTGTTTTAAGCACCAtgttgatagggttgccaggtgtccaggattggcccagacagtccagtatttgtggcctctgtccagtaaaaaaaccccagaaaatatcagacatagaaaatgtccagtattttctgtttttctcagacagaaggcCACTTGGAACATTCtttccctgctgtgtctggtgggggcgggaggagtggggagcatggggatttaaaggtgcagcaattctttttttgcgggggggggggtttgctcaaccaattttttttccaccatgttaggtattttttgtgaaagtatctggcaaccctacatgttgATTAATTCTGATCTGAACAGGGCTAGATAACTAGGTGTTTAAAACATTACTGGGAGCAGTGGTCTATGATAATTCTCTCAACATTGTTAATGCCAGGGGAGCTGAGCTACCACTAGCAGTGATAGGCAGAAACTGAAGACTAGATTCTCCATTGGCCAATGGCCTGCACCCTTGTGCAATCATTTACAGCAGAACATAGTGAATTCATAGTGGTGCAAAATGCTATAATTCTGATTTATTAGAATTTTACACCTATTATGCATTCCTGTTGAATTGCACTGTTAGCTGAAAGGAGGCAGTTTTTGTTGTTTGAGGCTGGCTATCTGGAGACACAAGAAGGGCTGGTCTATGCACAAATTTGCCTCATAATAAGATTATGCTCTGGATAGAGCCTTGTTTTGGGTTGAGTTAAAAGCTCATTGAGATTGATGTGTGAACACACCCTTCACTTACGATAGTGGTAAGAAACATTTAAGAGGCCACACCTAAAACAAGGTTTAACAGTCTGCCTAGAAACTAGCACCAGGTATGGGAAGGGTTCAACTGGGCATTGTAACAAGGTGTTTTGTTTGTAGTTATGTGAAAGAACAAACagaccggctacgtctacactggcatgattttccggaaatgcttttaacggaaaagttttccgttaaaagcattttcggaaaagcgcgtctagattggcaggatgcttatccggaaaagcactttttctggaaaagcgtccgtggccaatctagacgcacttttctgcaaaaaagccctgatcgtcattttcgcgatcggggcttttttgcggaaaacactgctgtgctgtctatactggccctcttctggaacagttttctggaaaaagacttgcctgaacgggagcagcatagtttttccggaaaagcactgatgattttacattagatcgtcagtgcttttccggaaattcaagcggccagtgtagacagctagcaagtttttccggaaaagcggctgattttccagaataacttgccagtgtagacacagccaccatgtttACATAACATGACTATGGCAGCATAACCCTGTTCCTCAGTCTACTCTACAGCAATGTGAGGTTTTAATTTCCATCTTTTGTTATTCCTTGTAAAGTGTTTGTGTAAGGAAGAGTATGCACAGAGAATTGCATGGAAATAACAAAAGTTATTCATTAAAACCTGTTTAATTATATAAGCACTAGTTTCTGCATAAACCACAGCAGAGAGAGCCTAGTCTTCACATTCAGATTTTCTTTGCAGTCATAAAGTGCTTGTCTTTAAATTCCAATCCTTTAAAAAttgtgggtttgtctacactagaattTGTAAACCTGTTTTAACTTCAGAGAATTGGTTGTTTGTGGTTTACCCTGGGAAAAGTCCTAAAAAATGAAGTGTAAACcaagggtagggaacctaaggctatgtctatactgcagagaaaagttggcaaaagatacacaaattaggggggagggatagctcagtagtttgcACACTGACCTCCTTAAACCCAcagttatgagttcaatccttgagggaggcATTTAGTGATCTGGGATAAATCTGTCAgcaacagtatttggtcctgctgtaaagTCAGGtgcctggactcaatgaccagttccttccagttctatgagatagatgtatttttttcccaaaagaggcttcttcaaaatttggcccatctacacggggccaaattttgaaaaaaaacctcctctttcggaacatcccttattcctctcacgaGAGGAATACAACGATGCCGAAATAAtatgtccgctttttcagaaattgttctgaaaaagcggacgcattccttggacgcagcagagcttttccggaggTGTCCTAGAAAAGCTCTGCTgtctagaccaatgtttctcaactagggttgccaggtgttcagtattgacccggacacctaaaatgtctggtattttctgattttttttcccagccaggaggtgaaaataccgaacacctggtaaccctagcacccggggccagctcctgaccccaacacccccagccccccacccttgaactccatgcttacctggttcctcagggaagctaagttctggcttgaacaaaaatacaaaatggccactggcaaaaagcctaaagaccaagaggaagcaatgccttccctgggtcttagtgttcaaccacgcccctgttcctatccctattttaactttgcactcactctgaaaggggccatgctcttttaatgctgttttattaataattttttttttgctcaacaattttggtctccctccctttcccccccccccccccggtgttttttttagggggggggaagaggagggtgtTTGGTATATtgggttcaaccatctggcaaccctattctcaACTTGTagacgagtacccttagggatactcgagagaagtcttggggggtttgtcaacacaactgaaatttggagaaaactgaatttttgttttaagttttacagtgctttattatttgtgtactttttacacccaaaaatttaattgccCACCTGGCAATGattaagttctttaaacaaatgtgttgcaatgatagaaaaaaaaattgagtgtctgaaaactgtaggtactgggggtacttataattttttaaaggggtactttataaaaaaaaggttgagaaacactggtctagacatagcctaaggcccgggggccagatgtgaccactgtcttgcctggatccagcccccaaggctcagggcctccCCACACAGCACTGcggagcccatgctggcgctccagcctcccccctcctgccaccttcctgtggggctggagcacacaaaatctactagcctgggccgctctaggctctggtgtatgtTGGGGGAATGTGGAAAGTGTCTTTTTCCATCtcagtgcagcccccaactgatttttctgtgggtcagaggcccccaacctaaaaaaggttcccatcCCTGGCATAAACACTTGTGTCAGGAAAAAAATGTCTCGAGTATCTAGTTTAGCATCTAGATTCACATTTGCTAATTTGATCTAATTGGTAAGATAGTCTACATGAACATTGAGAGTCTATTAATTTGTCTTTCCTTTTTCTATGTCTCCTTTTTTACTCTTCAGTAT is from Pelodiscus sinensis isolate JC-2024 chromosome 10, ASM4963464v1, whole genome shotgun sequence and encodes:
- the ACTRT3 gene encoding actin-related protein T3; the protein is MEDLLPAVVIDNGSGLIKAGIAGDNEPRCIYTNITGRPKAKSVMLGAGQKDLYIGDEAQAKRGILSIRYPVEHGIVTSWADMEAVWKNVYEQDLKMRASERPALLTEAPLNPLVNREHMTKLLFERFDVPALYVAIQAVLALYASGLTTGCVMDSGDGVTHTVPIFEGYCLPHAVLRLDLAGRDLTDYLMRILRESGISLVSTAEREIVRDIKENLCYVCLNPEEELAKKPSEVEKTYKMPDGQVIKVHNQRFRCPETLFRPSNIGMETSGIDKLCFNTVMKCDIDLRTSFFSNIILSGGSSLFPGMTERLTKELVRMVPNDTEVKIIAPPDRKLSVWMGGSILCSLSAFQQMWITMAEYREVGPNIVHRKCF